The following are encoded together in the Suncus etruscus isolate mSunEtr1 chromosome X unlocalized genomic scaffold, mSunEtr1.pri.cur SUPER_X_unloc_7, whole genome shotgun sequence genome:
- the LOC126000654 gene encoding histone-lysine N-methyltransferase PRDM9-like produces the protein MKYSHPSHILPGTSARKHLPPKNSYPHDQKQWQQHSNPYGDETRNAMLKSQKQTESSIPSPKKTTLKGISTSLSQLFCSEIVSSDPLKELEEEMNPSQKVNAKDADSVFPGREMAQILEDNHARARHDFSDDSDLIIHRRTDTGEKLYVCRDCGQGFSRRSNLIIHLRIHTGEKPYVCAECGRGFIDISSLVRHQRSHTGEKPHICMECRRGFSQRSHLIIHQRIHTGERPYVCGECGRGFSQMSSLIIHQRIHTGEKPHLCRECGRGFSRSSNLITHLRTHTGEKPHICKECGRGFSDKSGLLRHKKTHSEEKPHICTDCGKGFSQRANLIRHQMTHTGEKPHVCRDCGRRFSERAQLVIHQRTHTGEKPHVCRECGRGFSQRSALVGHQRTHTGEKPHVCKECGRAFIRRAQLVIHQRTHTGEKPHICRECERGFRDLSSLIKHKWTHTGEKPHVCGECGRGFSQMSHLLIHQRTHTGEKPHVCRTCGRSFNLKSDFLRHQRTHTGEKPYVCEECGRGFSQRFNLSTHQKTHTGDKSHVCGECGRGFSQRSHLLAHQRTHTGEKKPIYARSVGEASEIGQIS, from the exons ATGAAATATAGTCATCCCTCTCATATCCTCCCAGGAACGTCTGCAAGAAAGCACCTCCCACCTAAGAATTCCTATCCACATGACCAGAAGCAATGGCAACAGCATTCTAATCCATACGGTGACGAAACAAGGAATGCCATGCTTAAAAGTCAGAAGCAAACAGAGAGCTCCATTCCTTCGCCTAAGAAGACGACGCTGAAAGGAATTTCAACATCCCTCTCCCAGCTATTTTGCAGTGAAATCGTGAGCTCTGATCCACTGAAGGAACTGGAGGAAGAAATGAACCCAAGCCAGAAAGTCAACGCAAAGGACGCAGATAGTGTATTTCCAGGGAGAGAAATGGCCCAAATTTTAGAAGACAATCACGCAAGAGCTAGGCACGATTTCAGTGATGACTCAGATCTCATCATACACCGGAGGACAGACACAGGGGAGAAGCTGTATGTTTGCAGAGACTGTGGGCAAGGCTTCAGCCGGAGGTCCAATCTCATCATCCACCTGAggatacacacaggggagaagccgtATGTGTGCGCAGAATGTGGGCGAGGTTTCATCGACATATCGAGCCTCGTGAGGCACCAGAGGTCACACACGggggagaagccccatatttGCATGGAGTGTCGTCGAGGCTTCAGCCAGAGGTCTCACCTCATCATTCACCAAAGAATACACACTGGGGAGAGGCCCTATGTTTGCGGGGAGTGTGGACGAGGCTTCAGCCAGATGTCCAGCCTCATCATACACCAGAGaatacacacaggggagaagccgcATCTCTGCAGAGAGTgcgggcgaggcttcagtcggaGTTCCAATCTCATCACGCACCTCAGGACGCACACCGGGGAGAAGCCGCACATCTGCAAGGAGTGCGGGCGAGGCTTCAGCGACAAGTCGGGTCTCCTCAGGCACAAGAAGACGCACTCGGAGGAGAAGCCGCACATCTGCACCGACTGCGGGAAAGGCTTCAGCCAGAGGGCCAACCTCATCAGGCACCAGATGAcgcacacaggggagaagccgcACGTCTGCAGGGACTGTGGGAGACGCTTCAGTGAGAGGGCGCAACTGGTCAtccaccagaggacacacactggggagaagccccatgtttgcagggagtgtggacgaggcttcagtcagag GTCAGCTCTGGTAGgccaccagaggacacacacaggggaaaagCCCCATGTGTGCAAAGAGTGTGGGCGAGCCTTCATTCGGAGGGCACAGCTGGTCAtccaccagaggacacacacgggggagaagccccatatttGCAGGGAGTGTGAGCGAGGCTTCAGAGATCTGTCCAGTCTCATCAAGCACAAGtggacacacacaggggaaaagCCCCACGTCTGCGGAGAGTGTGGACGAGGCTTCAGCCAGATGTCGCATCTGCTCATCCACCAGAGGACGCACACGGGGGAGAAGCCGCACGTTTGTAGAACATGTGGACGCAGCTTCAACTTGAAGTCAGATTTcctcagacaccagaggacacacacaggagagaagccgtATGTTTGCgaggagtgtgggcgaggcttcagccAGAGGTTTAATCTCAGCACACACCAGAAAACGCACACCGGGGACAAGTCCCATGTCTGCGGGGAGTGTGgacgaggcttcagtcagaggtcacatctcCTCGCACACCAGAGAACGCACACAGGGGAGAAGAAGCCTATATATGCAAGGAGTGTCGGTGAGGCTTCAGAAATCGGTCAAATCTCATGA